The following nucleotide sequence is from Solidesulfovibrio carbinolicus.
ACAAGGCCCGGCCGTTTATCGAAGCCTGGATCGTGCCCTAGGCCTCCCGGGGAAAAACGGGACGCGGCCGTCTCCCGGCCGGCGGGTTGACCGCCGCCGTCGTCGGCCCTGGGAATGGGCATGGGAAAAGTCGAGAAGAGGATGGAACGGATTTCGTGCAACACGCCGGGAGGGAACCCCCTCCCGGCGTGTTCATGTTTACGCCTCGGGGGCCGCGTCCATGGGGCCGCCGCACTGGGGGCAACGGGGATCGGCAATGGGATCGTCGGCGGCCACGGAAATGCGTCGGCCGCACATCCGGCAGGCATAGGCGGCCATGGCCACGGCCCGCACTTCGATGGTCTCGACGACGTTCTCGGGCTGGGCGGCCTGCAGGCTCAAGGTCGTGGGTGGGGACGTTTCCAGGGCGGGTTGTTCCTCGGCCGCCAGGGCCGGCGCGCTTTGGCCGGCGTTGCGTTCGGCCAGGCGTTTGGCCACCAGCTCCACAATCTTCACCAGCTGTTCGCTGGTCTCCCCTTGTCCGCCGCCCTGGCCGCAACCGCAACGGCCCTGTCCGCCGCCTTGTCCGCCGCTCTGGCCGCGTCCTTTGCCGCCGCCCATGCCGCCTTTGCCGCCGGCAAGCCCTCGGGCGGCCGAACCCATAAGTCCCTTGGCCAGGCCCTGCCCGGCCATGCGTCCCAGACCCGAGCCCATGCCGGCGCCCCCGGCGGCCGCGCCGGTCAGCAGTTTAACAAGCATCATGAAACCGGCCATCTGTCGTCTCCTTGGCCCGTTTGCCGGGACCGCTTTCAGGGTTGGGGCGGGCATGGAGCCTCTCGCCCTGCCAACGTCCGCGTTTGCCTCGTATGCTGCTTGCGCTTGAAAGCCTCGGGCGTTTCCAGGGCCCGAAGCTAGACGGTCAGGCTTTGACCGCAGCCCGTGGGGGCGAGCCTGCCGGGAAACCGGTCGGCCAGGGCCTTGAGGGCGTCCTGCCCGGTGCAGTGGCCGGGGTGGACGGCGCTGACGCCGGCCGTCGCCAGGGCGGCGGCCGTTTCGGCCACGGCCTCTTGCGGCGCTCCGGCCAAATGCAGGCCGCCAATCACGGTCGCAATGGTGTCGAGTTCAAGGACCTGGCGCACATGGGCCAGGGTGTTGGCCAGGCCGGCATGGCAGCAGCCCAGCAGCACCGCCGGCCCTTTTTTACCCTCGATGACCAGGCAGGCGTCGTCGGGCACGGCGTCGGGCTGCTGGCCGGCCGTGTCGCGAAACAGGTGCTCCGTGGCCTGGTAATTGCCGGGCCGGCGCGGGATGCCGGCGACGAAGGTCAGGCCCGGGGCCAGGACGCGGACGCCGGTTTCCGGGACGAAGCCGGGCAGGGGGTCGGGCAGCCGGCCGTCGCCCATGCCCACGGAGCGGAAGGTCGTGCCGCCGCGCCGGCTGTAGCGTCGGGTCAATATGCCCGGATGGCCGACAACCGGGCCGGCGTAGCCCAGGGACAGCAGCGTCGGCAGTCCGCCGGCATGGTCATGATGGCCGTGGCTCAGGGCCACGCCGATGGCCCGGGTCGGGTCGATGCCCAGAACCCCGGCGTTTTGGGCGAACAATTCGGTTTGGCCGGCGTCCCATAACCAAGCCTGTTGGCGGCCAAGCTCCACCCAGACCGACCAGCCGTGCTCGAAAGGCATGTCGGCCCGGGCGCTTTGATTGTCCACGAGGATGCGCAACACGGCCATGGCAACGTCCTTTGGCGGCTGGCGGCCCGAGTGTCGCGTCCACGGAAACGCATGCGATTTTCGTGGACGACAGGCTAAGGCCATAAAGTGATCTTAACCAATACGCTCGTATTATTAAGTGACGCGGCCCTAGCCGATGGCGTCCAGGGCCGCCAGCAGTCGGGCGGCTTCGGCCGGTCCCGGGGCCGGGGGCAGGCGCAGGAGGATGCCCAGGCCCTCGCCGATGTCGTGAAAGGCTTCGTCGGACAGGGACGAGATCACGGCCGAGGTGACCCGGGCGTCGATCTCCAGCAGTGCGGCCACCAGGGCAAAGGCGTCGCTGTCGGGCAGGTCGCTGTCGACCACGCACAGGTCCGGGGCTTTCTCCCGCACGGCCGAGGCAGTGGCGGCGGCCGTGGGCAGGCAGTCCACGGCGCAGCCGGCCTGGGCAAGGGCGGCGATGAACGGGGCCAGGGTCTCGGGATCGGCGGAAGCCACGCAGATATGGCGCATCATGCTCCCGCCTTGCCGCAGCAGGAGCCGGGACCGGCGCAACCGCTGGCCTGGCCGGGCCGTGAGCCGCAGCAGCCGTGATCCGAAGGACCGGGCAGGGACGGACCGGCCTTGCCGGTCAGGCTGCTGGTGGCCGCCATGAGCTTTCGGGCCGGCGCGCCGCAGACGGGGCAGGTCGGCGTATCGGTGGCCCCCGGCGCGATGGTTTCGCCGGCATAGGAACAAGCGTCGCAAACAATCTCATAAATCGGCATTTTTTTCTCCAGGAACAGCCGCCGGCCGTGTTTTTCCACGCACCCGCCGACGCTGTAACATGCCTTCCCATACACCATTTTGGGGGTCCGGGGGCCTAAGGCCCCCGGCGGAGAGGTCCAGGAGAGGCAGCGCCTCTCCTGGCCGCCGGAGGCATTCCTAATTCTCGCAACCGCCGCCGCAGGTTTGGTTGCGGCTAAAGGGGGTGAGCGAGCCGGCCAGGAAGGCTTCCACGGCCTGGCCCACCGAGGCGGCCGTGCCCCCGTGGTAGACGGTGATGCCGACCTGGGCAAAGCCCATGAGCGGCCGCAGCCCCATGCCGCCAGCGACCAGGGCGCCCACGCCATGGCCGGCCAGATGCTCCACCGGGGCCATGCAGCCGCCGTGGACGTGGGGGACATTGGGCAGGGTATTGACGGCGGCCACGCGGCCGTCGGCCACGTCCACCACGGTGTAGCAGTCGCAGTGGCCGAAATGCGCGCCGAGTTCGCAGTCGAGGCCGCCGGGGGCGGCGGAGGGGATGGCGAGGCGGATGGTTTCCATGAGGGCTGTTCCTTTGGGTTAGAAGGGGTTTCGTTGGGGTTTGGGGGCGGCGGCCAGATTAAGGACATTGGCCCAGGCTTCGGCCAGGGCTTCGGCCAAGGGGCCGCCGTATTCCGGGAGCGTTTGCCGGGCGGCCATGGCGGCGGTCACGTCCGGGCTGTAGGGCAGCCGGCCGACGATGGGCCGGCCGGCGTCGCGGCAGGCGTCCTCGATGCGGGCGGCCTCGTCGGCGTTGAGGTCGGCCTTGTTGAGGAGCACGGCCGTTGGCAGCTTGAAGTGGTCGCAAAGCGTGGCCACCCGGCCGAGGTCGTGGCTGCCCGAGGGCGTGGGCTCGGTGACCAGCACGGCCAGGCTCGCGCCGGTGATGGAACTGACTACGGGGCAGGCAATGCCCGGCGCGCCGTCGGCCAGGATGAGGTCGCGGCCTTGCTCCTTGGCCAGGGCCTTGGCCTTTTGGCGCAGCAGGGCGACCAGGCGGCCGGAATTCTCCGCGCCGGGATCGAGCCTGGCGTGGACAAAGGGGCCAAAGCGGGTGTCGGACACGGCCGAGACGCCGCAGGTGCGGGGGGTGAACAGGATGGCCTGGCGTGGGCACAGAACGACGCAGACCTTGCAGCCTTCGCAGTGGGCCGGGTTTATGACGAACCGGTCCCGATCGGCGGCGGACACGGCCCCGTAGCGGCAGCGGGCGGCGCATTCGCCGCAGCCGTCGCAGCGCGCCGGGTCGATGGCGGCCAGATGGCCGGCCACGAAGGGTTCGCGCCGGGAATTACGCGGGGCCAGCAGGATGTGCAGGTCCGGGGCGTCCACGTCGAGGTCGCACAGGACGGCATTGCGGCTCATGGCGGCAAAGGCGGCCGTCACGGACGTTTTGCCGGCCCCTCCCTTGCCGCTTAAGACCACGATCTCAGGCATGGGCGGCCTCCCGGGCGGTTTGGGGCAGCTCGGCCAGGGATCGAGCCAGGGCGAAGCACGCGGCCCGGTAGTGGGCTCCGGCTTCGTGGAGCAGGCCGCCCCGGGCGTAGGTTTCGGCCACGACGCGGTCGTTGGCGATCTCGGCCAGAACGGGCAGGTTGTGCCCCCGGCACAGGGCCAGCAGTTCGGGCGTACCCGGTCCGGAGCGGTTGATGGCCACGGCCATGGGTTTGCCCAGCGGCGTGAACGCCTCCACGGCCAGTTCGAAATCGTGGATGCCAAAGGGCGTGGGTTCGGCCACCAGCAGCACGGCGTCGGCCCCGGACACGGTGGTCACGGCCGGGCAGCTCACCCCGGGCGGGGCGTCGATGAGCACGTCGGCGGCTGGCTCGGCGATCCGGGCCAGCCGGGCCAACACAGCGCGAATGAGCGGCGGGCTTTGGGCCTCGCCGATGCGCA
It contains:
- a CDS encoding zinc-ribbon domain-containing protein, encoding MAGFMMLVKLLTGAAAGGAGMGSGLGRMAGQGLAKGLMGSAARGLAGGKGGMGGGKGRGQSGGQGGGQGRCGCGQGGGQGETSEQLVKIVELVAKRLAERNAGQSAPALAAEEQPALETSPPTTLSLQAAQPENVVETIEVRAVAMAAYACRMCGRRISVAADDPIADPRCPQCGGPMDAAPEA
- a CDS encoding FmdB family zinc ribbon protein, giving the protein MPIYEIVCDACSYAGETIAPGATDTPTCPVCGAPARKLMAATSSLTGKAGPSLPGPSDHGCCGSRPGQASGCAGPGSCCGKAGA
- a CDS encoding nucleotide-binding protein, which produces MVITRAGKKGLRLAIASGKGGTGKTTVTAALASIWSQALCRPVLAVDCDVEEPNLHLFLRPVIRRAETAKLEVPMVAEAALCADCGACRELCQFGAVTVMAGKPLVFPEMCHGCGGCLAVCPTGALVAGSRELGRIEEGATETAGYLAGRLRIGEAQSPPLIRAVLARLARIAEPAADVLIDAPPGVSCPAVTTVSGADAVLLVAEPTPFGIHDFELAVEAFTPLGKPMAVAINRSGPGTPELLALCRGHNLPVLAEIANDRVVAETYARGGLLHEAGAHYRAACFALARSLAELPQTAREAAHA
- a CDS encoding ATP-binding protein, which gives rise to MPEIVVLSGKGGAGKTSVTAAFAAMSRNAVLCDLDVDAPDLHILLAPRNSRREPFVAGHLAAIDPARCDGCGECAARCRYGAVSAADRDRFVINPAHCEGCKVCVVLCPRQAILFTPRTCGVSAVSDTRFGPFVHARLDPGAENSGRLVALLRQKAKALAKEQGRDLILADGAPGIACPVVSSITGASLAVLVTEPTPSGSHDLGRVATLCDHFKLPTAVLLNKADLNADEAARIEDACRDAGRPIVGRLPYSPDVTAAMAARQTLPEYGGPLAEALAEAWANVLNLAAAPKPQRNPF
- a CDS encoding ANTAR domain-containing protein, with the translated sequence MMRHICVASADPETLAPFIAALAQAGCAVDCLPTAAATASAVREKAPDLCVVDSDLPDSDAFALVAALLEIDARVTSAVISSLSDEAFHDIGEGLGILLRLPPAPGPAEAARLLAALDAIG
- a CDS encoding NifB/NifX family molybdenum-iron cluster-binding protein; its protein translation is METIRLAIPSAAPGGLDCELGAHFGHCDCYTVVDVADGRVAAVNTLPNVPHVHGGCMAPVEHLAGHGVGALVAGGMGLRPLMGFAQVGITVYHGGTAASVGQAVEAFLAGSLTPFSRNQTCGGGCEN
- a CDS encoding MBL fold metallo-hydrolase, whose amino-acid sequence is MAVLRILVDNQSARADMPFEHGWSVWVELGRQQAWLWDAGQTELFAQNAGVLGIDPTRAIGVALSHGHHDHAGGLPTLLSLGYAGPVVGHPGILTRRYSRRGGTTFRSVGMGDGRLPDPLPGFVPETGVRVLAPGLTFVAGIPRRPGNYQATEHLFRDTAGQQPDAVPDDACLVIEGKKGPAVLLGCCHAGLANTLAHVRQVLELDTIATVIGGLHLAGAPQEAVAETAAALATAGVSAVHPGHCTGQDALKALADRFPGRLAPTGCGQSLTV